One genomic region from Paramicrobacterium agarici encodes:
- a CDS encoding isoprenyl transferase: MSPKPYTHRDAVAYKPVAWTGIYPPKLPVKALPAHVAIVMDGNGRWANKRGMARIEGHKAGEAALLDVVAGAIQLGIKHVSVYAFSTENWARSPDEVRFLMGFNRDVLHRRRDQLNEWGVRIRWAGRRPRLWSSVIKELQYAERLTADNSVLTLTMCVNYGGRNEITDAVRSIARDVADGTLKPSGISERTIASRLYVPEMPPVDLFVRSSGEQRTSNFMLWQSAYAEMVFLDTLWPDFSREDLWEAVRRYVSRDRRFGGAIDTPAS, translated from the coding sequence GTGAGCCCGAAACCCTATACGCACCGTGACGCCGTTGCCTACAAGCCGGTCGCCTGGACGGGAATCTATCCGCCCAAGCTTCCCGTCAAGGCGCTCCCCGCGCACGTCGCCATCGTCATGGACGGCAACGGTCGGTGGGCGAACAAGCGCGGAATGGCGCGCATCGAGGGGCACAAGGCCGGCGAGGCAGCGTTGCTCGACGTTGTTGCCGGTGCCATTCAGCTCGGCATCAAGCACGTGAGCGTATACGCGTTCTCTACCGAGAACTGGGCGCGGTCGCCCGACGAGGTGCGCTTTCTCATGGGCTTCAACCGCGACGTCCTCCACCGTCGGCGCGATCAGCTCAACGAATGGGGGGTGCGAATCAGGTGGGCCGGTCGCAGGCCGAGACTCTGGTCATCGGTGATCAAAGAGCTTCAGTATGCCGAGCGACTCACCGCCGACAATTCGGTGCTGACCCTGACGATGTGCGTCAACTACGGCGGACGCAACGAGATCACGGATGCTGTCCGCTCAATCGCCCGCGACGTGGCCGACGGCACGCTCAAGCCGAGCGGGATCTCTGAGCGCACGATCGCATCGCGCCTCTACGTTCCCGAGATGCCGCCCGTCGACCTCTTCGTGCGCAGCTCGGGAGAGCAGCGAACGAGTAACTTCATGCTCTGGCAGAGTGCGTACGCTGAGATGGTTTTTCTCGACACGCTCTGGCCGGACTTCTCGCGCGAAGATCTGTGGGAGGCTGTGCGGCGCTACGTGAGCCGCGACCGTCGCTTTGGCGGTGCCATCGACACTCCGGCATCCTGA
- a CDS encoding DsbA family oxidoreductase: MSEPITVDIWSDIACPWCYIGKRRFERGLESFSSDADNPPVSVRFHSFELAPDTPIDFEGSEEEFLASYKGMPADQVAQMLDHVTRVAEQTGLDYDFGSVKHTKTLKAHELVHFARAQGREHDVVERLMRAYFVEGRHVGRIDDLANLAGDVGLDRDAAAHALEQGTYAADVAKDKAKAAEFGINGVPFFVFDGQYGVSGAQEPETFNTVLREVVTRRGAQS, translated from the coding sequence ATGAGCGAACCCATCACTGTCGACATCTGGTCCGACATCGCGTGCCCCTGGTGCTACATCGGAAAGCGGCGCTTCGAACGCGGTCTTGAAAGCTTCTCGTCCGATGCAGACAACCCTCCCGTGTCTGTGCGCTTTCACAGCTTCGAGTTGGCGCCCGACACGCCGATCGACTTTGAGGGCAGCGAAGAGGAGTTCCTAGCGTCGTACAAGGGGATGCCTGCGGACCAGGTGGCCCAGATGCTCGACCACGTGACGCGCGTCGCCGAACAGACCGGTCTCGATTACGACTTCGGCTCCGTCAAGCACACGAAGACGCTCAAAGCACACGAGCTCGTGCATTTCGCCCGCGCACAAGGGCGCGAGCACGACGTTGTCGAACGACTGATGCGCGCCTATTTCGTCGAGGGCAGGCACGTTGGACGCATCGATGATCTGGCGAATCTGGCAGGCGACGTTGGCCTCGACAGGGATGCCGCAGCTCACGCTCTCGAGCAGGGAACGTACGCCGCCGACGTCGCGAAGGACAAGGCGAAAGCTGCCGAGTTCGGCATCAACGGAGTTCCCTTCTTCGTCTTCGACGGCCAATATGGCGTGTCGGGTGCGCAGGAGCCTGAGACGTTCAACACCGTTCTGCGCGAAGTCGTCACCCGCCGCGGAGCTCAATCGTGA
- the dusB gene encoding tRNA dihydrouridine synthase DusB: protein MTSTSTLARPLTIGSLTLDVPVVLAPMAGITNTAFRRLCREFGAGLYVCEMITSRALVERTPETMRLISHHESEVPRSVQLYGVDPATVREAVTMLVAEDRADHIDLNFGCPVPKVTRKGGGAALPWKHDLFRGIVTEAVKAAGPIPVTVKMRKGIDSDHLTYLDAARFAQDAGVSAIALHARTASEFYSGHSDWSAIATLKEAITDVPVLGNGDIWSDADALEMMRQTGCDGVVIGRGCLGRPWLFGDLAAAFRGEQQRYTPGLGQVIDTFRRHAELLAEFFDSEERGCRDIRKHVAWYFKGYPVGSDLRTRLATVESLAQLDELLASLDASQPYPGADAEGPRGRSGHPKRPVLPEGWLDSHTIGGQHARDITEAELNTSGG, encoded by the coding sequence ATGACCTCGACTTCCACTCTTGCGCGGCCGCTCACGATCGGCTCCCTGACTCTCGACGTGCCCGTCGTGCTCGCACCCATGGCCGGAATCACGAACACGGCGTTCCGACGACTCTGCCGTGAGTTCGGCGCTGGGCTGTACGTGTGCGAGATGATCACCTCTCGCGCGCTTGTCGAGCGCACGCCTGAGACGATGCGCCTCATCTCTCACCACGAATCCGAGGTTCCGCGCAGCGTTCAGCTGTATGGCGTCGACCCGGCGACCGTGCGTGAGGCCGTAACCATGCTCGTCGCGGAGGACCGGGCAGACCATATCGATCTCAACTTCGGGTGCCCCGTGCCCAAGGTTACGCGCAAAGGCGGGGGAGCGGCACTGCCCTGGAAGCACGATCTCTTTCGAGGAATCGTCACTGAAGCCGTGAAAGCGGCGGGGCCGATCCCGGTCACTGTCAAAATGCGCAAGGGCATCGACAGCGACCACCTGACGTATCTCGATGCAGCGCGGTTCGCGCAGGACGCCGGCGTTTCTGCCATCGCACTTCATGCGCGCACAGCATCCGAGTTCTATTCCGGTCACTCTGACTGGAGCGCCATCGCGACGCTCAAGGAAGCGATCACCGACGTGCCCGTGCTCGGCAATGGTGACATCTGGTCCGACGCCGACGCTCTCGAGATGATGCGCCAGACCGGGTGCGACGGCGTCGTGATCGGGCGCGGTTGCCTCGGGCGTCCCTGGCTCTTCGGCGATCTTGCCGCGGCGTTCCGCGGGGAACAGCAGCGCTACACGCCGGGGCTCGGCCAGGTCATCGATACGTTCCGCCGTCACGCCGAGCTGCTTGCAGAGTTCTTCGACTCCGAAGAACGCGGCTGCCGCGATATCCGCAAGCACGTTGCGTGGTACTTCAAGGGATACCCGGTCGGAAGCGACCTGCGAACGCGGCTGGCGACAGTGGAATCGCTCGCGCAACTCGATGAGCTTCTGGCATCGCTCGACGCGTCGCAGCCGTATCCTGGGGCTGATGCCGAGGGACCTCGTGGTCGTTCGGGGCATCCGAAGCGGCCCGTGCTGCCCGAGGGCTGGCTCGATTCCCACACCATCGGAGGACAGCATGCCCGCGACATTACCGAGGCGGAGTTGAACACGAGTGGCGGTTGA
- a CDS encoding deoxyguanosinetriphosphate triphosphohydrolase: protein MAVDVYNAHDQARWLPEHHTSRRSDFARDRARLLHSSALRRLAAKTQVLSPTSGVDFARNRLTHSLEVAQVGRELAASLALAPDVVDTACLAHDIGHPPFGHNGEKALNEWAADIGGFEGNAQTLRVLTRLEPKVFGADGTPYGLNLTRASLDASCKYPWPASHAIADPSGRAKYGFFDDDTAAFEWLRDGAPEGQRCIEAEVMDLSDDIAYSVHDFEDAIVSEYIDPAFLNARAGHDSLLRAVRAWAGPEFSIDDLGAAFERLAQHPSWPRTWTSSRRDLAGLKDFTSSMIGHFARSATEATQAAYPQRSLIRFGAHVEVLHEIASEIAVLKGVVAAFVMSSDVRQPIYRQQRDILITLAERLYTSDGVGLDVGFAADWSDATSDAARKRIVVDQVASLTDQGALALYEHRDVVAGVIPTA from the coding sequence GTGGCGGTTGACGTCTACAACGCACACGACCAAGCACGCTGGCTGCCCGAGCATCACACGTCGCGCCGCAGTGATTTTGCGCGCGATCGTGCTCGGTTGCTGCACTCGAGCGCGTTGCGGCGGCTTGCGGCCAAGACGCAAGTGCTCAGCCCGACGTCGGGTGTGGACTTTGCCCGCAACAGGCTGACGCATTCGCTTGAGGTCGCGCAGGTTGGCCGCGAGCTTGCCGCGAGCCTCGCGCTCGCGCCGGACGTTGTCGACACCGCGTGCCTCGCGCACGACATCGGACACCCTCCGTTCGGTCATAACGGCGAGAAGGCGCTCAACGAGTGGGCGGCGGATATCGGCGGGTTCGAGGGCAACGCGCAGACGCTGCGCGTGCTCACCCGCCTGGAGCCCAAGGTCTTCGGCGCTGACGGCACTCCGTACGGGCTCAACCTCACGCGAGCGAGCCTCGACGCGAGCTGCAAGTACCCGTGGCCGGCCTCACACGCGATTGCGGATCCGAGCGGCAGAGCCAAGTACGGCTTCTTCGACGACGACACCGCCGCGTTCGAATGGCTGCGCGACGGCGCGCCCGAGGGGCAGCGATGCATTGAGGCTGAGGTCATGGACCTGTCTGACGACATCGCCTACTCTGTTCACGACTTCGAAGACGCCATTGTCAGCGAGTACATCGATCCGGCGTTCCTCAATGCCCGGGCCGGGCACGACTCCCTTCTGAGGGCTGTTCGCGCGTGGGCAGGGCCTGAGTTCTCGATCGATGACCTGGGAGCGGCATTCGAGCGCCTCGCTCAGCATCCGTCGTGGCCGCGCACCTGGACCTCGTCTCGCCGTGACCTTGCGGGCCTCAAGGACTTCACGAGCTCCATGATCGGGCATTTCGCACGCTCCGCGACCGAGGCGACGCAGGCGGCCTACCCGCAGAGAAGTCTGATCCGGTTCGGCGCGCACGTCGAAGTGCTGCACGAGATCGCGTCAGAGATCGCCGTGCTCAAGGGAGTTGTCGCAGCCTTCGTCATGTCAAGCGACGTTCGTCAACCGATCTACCGGCAGCAGCGGGACATTCTCATCACCCTTGCTGAGCGTCTCTACACCTCGGACGGCGTGGGGCTCGACGTCGGTTTCGCCGCGGACTGGTCTGATGCGACATCGGATGCTGCGCGCAAGCGTATCGTCGTCGACCAAGTCGCGAGCCTGACCGATCAGGGAGCGCTCGCGCTCTACGAGCATCGAGACGTTGTCGCTGGAGTTATCCCCACGGCGTGA
- the dnaG gene encoding DNA primase has protein sequence MAGRIRQTDIEEVKSRTNIADIIGDYVSLKSAGIGSMKGLCPFHDERTPSFHVRPQVGFYHCFGCGESGDVISFLQKMDHVTFAEAIERLAARVGVELHYEDGGGPGVDHGRRSRLLAANKAAEEYFQKQLMAPCADAGRAFLGERGFDAQAAARFGIGFAPKSWDSLYKHLTAAGFTRDELVTAGLLSQGDRGVYDRFRGRLVWPIRDVTGQTVGFGARRLFDDDKGPKYLNTPETPVYHKAQVLYGLDLAKRDISRGNQVVVVEGYTDVMACHLAGITTAVATCGTAFGVDHIKVIRRIMGDDSRNGEVVFTFDPDAAGQKAALRAFSEEKRFAAQTYVAVAPAGLDPCDLRLKRGDAAVRRLLETKEPMFEFVIKQVLSEYNLDTVEGRVGALRSAAPIVSEIRDASLRPGYTRVLARQLGMDLGEVQRAVRSSGTGASQNRREPAGESDGAHSERPVGLSDLPRDPSTRLERDALMAIVQHPQSIGADLVLAAVHTGFTNHSLSVVRDAIAAHMEVFGSTDWFQRISDDTPEPYRDLLHQLGVAPLPERGERELEVYVRDVTVSLIERDMLRRKAELLGSLQRHDPHDAEGSRTIQQKLVQLETERRRLRAG, from the coding sequence ATGGCGGGCCGCATTCGACAGACAGACATCGAAGAGGTCAAGTCGCGCACGAATATCGCCGACATCATCGGTGACTACGTCTCACTGAAGTCCGCGGGAATCGGCTCGATGAAGGGACTCTGCCCCTTTCACGACGAGCGGACCCCGAGTTTTCACGTGCGGCCGCAAGTCGGTTTTTACCACTGCTTCGGTTGCGGGGAGTCCGGCGATGTCATTTCGTTTCTGCAGAAGATGGACCACGTCACGTTCGCTGAAGCGATCGAAAGGCTCGCGGCGCGCGTCGGCGTTGAACTGCACTACGAAGACGGCGGTGGGCCCGGCGTCGATCACGGGCGTCGTTCTCGGTTGCTTGCCGCGAACAAGGCGGCAGAAGAGTACTTCCAGAAACAGCTCATGGCTCCCTGCGCCGATGCTGGGCGGGCGTTTCTCGGCGAACGCGGGTTCGACGCGCAGGCCGCCGCGCGATTTGGCATCGGATTCGCGCCGAAGAGCTGGGACAGCCTGTACAAGCACCTTACGGCGGCGGGGTTCACTCGCGACGAACTTGTTACAGCCGGATTGCTGTCGCAGGGCGACAGGGGAGTGTACGACCGTTTTCGAGGGCGACTAGTCTGGCCTATTCGCGATGTCACGGGTCAGACGGTGGGCTTTGGAGCGCGACGGCTCTTCGATGACGACAAGGGCCCGAAATACCTCAACACGCCCGAGACTCCCGTATATCACAAGGCGCAGGTGCTGTACGGCCTCGACCTGGCCAAGCGCGATATCTCACGGGGAAATCAGGTCGTCGTCGTCGAAGGATACACCGATGTGATGGCATGCCACCTCGCCGGCATCACGACCGCGGTCGCCACGTGCGGTACGGCGTTCGGCGTCGATCACATCAAAGTCATTCGGCGCATCATGGGCGACGACTCGCGCAATGGAGAAGTCGTGTTCACATTCGATCCGGATGCTGCGGGGCAGAAGGCAGCGCTGAGGGCTTTCTCTGAAGAGAAGCGCTTCGCCGCGCAGACCTACGTCGCTGTCGCACCCGCAGGACTCGACCCGTGTGATCTCCGGCTCAAGCGTGGCGATGCCGCGGTCAGGCGTCTGCTCGAGACGAAAGAGCCCATGTTCGAGTTCGTGATCAAGCAGGTGCTCTCTGAGTACAACCTCGACACCGTCGAAGGGCGCGTCGGCGCCTTGCGTTCGGCAGCCCCGATCGTCTCTGAGATTCGCGATGCGTCGCTTCGTCCCGGTTACACGCGAGTGCTGGCCCGCCAGCTCGGCATGGACCTGGGAGAGGTGCAGCGCGCGGTGCGCTCGTCGGGGACGGGAGCTTCGCAGAATCGCCGCGAGCCCGCGGGCGAGTCGGACGGCGCGCACAGCGAGCGACCGGTCGGCCTCTCCGACCTTCCTCGCGATCCGTCGACACGGCTTGAGCGGGACGCTCTCATGGCCATCGTGCAGCATCCCCAGTCGATCGGTGCAGATCTCGTGCTCGCCGCGGTACACACCGGGTTCACCAACCACTCGCTGTCCGTCGTGCGCGACGCGATCGCAGCGCATATGGAGGTGTTCGGCTCCACGGACTGGTTCCAGAGAATCAGCGATGACACTCCCGAGCCATACCGTGATCTGCTGCATCAGCTGGGCGTCGCTCCTCTGCCCGAGAGAGGTGAGCGCGAACTCGAAGTGTATGTTCGCGACGTCACGGTGTCGCTCATCGAGCGAGACATGCTGCGCCGAAAGGCCGAGCTTCTCGGCTCTCTGCAGCGCCACGATCCACACGACGCCGAGGGGTCCCGCACCATTCAGCAGAAGCTCGTGCAGCTCGAGACAGAACGGCGCCGTCTCCGCGCGGGATGA
- a CDS encoding ATP-binding cassette domain-containing protein produces the protein MQSASDPVLAASDLTVSYPAHGASPEHIALDGVTFTVAPGEIVGVIGEAGSGKSTLARVLSAEFKSTPNKKVAPVITGGEARLFDTPLRGRVSKRRLAELQFRTAFLPQDAAMQLPAEYTVSEILGQPILERDKRFDRAVLGRHVATLLDAVHMPFSALEAYPFELSSGQRQRVALARALVLGPRVLIADEPTTGIDVLAREALHELLRTLRDEKGLAALVISHDFALLRHVTSRVIALHRGGLVGLDAIDSLLQDRTHPYLSALGANEEGGTA, from the coding sequence ATGCAGTCTGCGTCCGACCCTGTCCTGGCAGCATCCGACCTCACCGTGAGCTACCCGGCACACGGTGCAAGCCCGGAGCACATCGCTCTCGACGGCGTCACGTTCACCGTGGCTCCCGGGGAGATCGTCGGCGTCATCGGAGAAGCTGGTTCTGGAAAGTCGACACTTGCACGCGTGCTCTCCGCCGAATTCAAATCGACTCCGAACAAGAAGGTCGCGCCGGTGATCACGGGCGGCGAGGCCCGGCTCTTCGACACACCGCTGAGGGGCCGGGTCTCCAAACGGCGTCTCGCAGAGTTGCAGTTTCGCACGGCCTTTCTTCCGCAGGATGCTGCCATGCAGCTGCCCGCCGAGTACACGGTGTCGGAAATTCTCGGCCAGCCTATCCTCGAGCGCGACAAACGGTTCGACCGAGCGGTTCTCGGGCGACATGTCGCAACTCTGCTGGATGCTGTGCACATGCCGTTCTCGGCCCTCGAAGCGTATCCGTTCGAACTCTCGAGCGGCCAGCGTCAGCGCGTCGCGCTGGCCAGAGCACTCGTCCTCGGGCCACGGGTTCTGATTGCCGACGAACCCACCACGGGCATCGACGTTCTTGCACGTGAAGCGCTCCACGAACTCCTGCGCACGCTGCGCGATGAGAAGGGGCTTGCCGCACTCGTCATCAGTCATGATTTCGCTCTGCTGCGTCACGTCACATCACGCGTCATCGCGCTGCACAGGGGCGGGCTCGTCGGTCTCGACGCCATCGACTCTCTTCTGCAAGACCGCACTCACCCATATCTGAGCGCCCTGGGGGCGAACGAAGAAGGCGGAACGGCGTAG
- the def gene encoding peptide deformylase, translated as MTVLPIRIHGDPVLHEPAAPVTEFDDALRHLVADMFETMDAAPGVGLAAPQVGVGLRVFVYSYGNDASEKPWRGVVVNPTLYMTPPAAGVPDEHDEAEGCLSFPGERFPLRRSERVVVTGFDAHGQPLRIEAEGWRARILQHEYDHLDGTIYIDRLDSAFDRVLLRIVRKRGWGVAGNSWNPMDERLEG; from the coding sequence ATGACCGTGCTTCCGATCCGTATCCACGGCGATCCCGTCCTGCATGAACCCGCGGCACCCGTGACCGAATTTGACGACGCGCTGCGCCACCTCGTCGCCGACATGTTCGAGACGATGGATGCTGCGCCGGGCGTCGGCCTTGCGGCCCCCCAGGTCGGCGTCGGATTGCGTGTCTTCGTGTACAGCTACGGAAACGATGCATCTGAGAAGCCATGGCGCGGCGTTGTCGTGAATCCGACCCTGTACATGACGCCGCCAGCTGCGGGCGTTCCCGACGAGCACGATGAGGCAGAGGGCTGCCTCTCGTTTCCTGGCGAACGATTCCCCCTGCGACGCTCGGAGCGCGTAGTGGTGACCGGATTCGATGCGCACGGGCAGCCGCTCAGGATCGAGGCGGAGGGCTGGCGCGCGCGGATTCTGCAGCACGAGTACGACCATCTCGACGGCACGATCTATATCGATCGGCTCGACTCGGCGTTCGACCGCGTGCTGCTGCGCATCGTGCGCAAGCGCGGCTGGGGTGTCGCGGGCAACAGCTGGAATCCGATGGACGAGCGCTTGGAAGGGTAG